Proteins found in one Panicum hallii strain FIL2 chromosome 4, PHallii_v3.1, whole genome shotgun sequence genomic segment:
- the LOC112889542 gene encoding uncharacterized protein LOC112889542 isoform X1, protein MMMRHNVIQNVMTTMICSCLSIGVLQPHRSNQCSPINANPSAPARNDVTRSPHDELVGKEVILYAVLRSELPVAKGTIISTNPTTLVGGQPLGKQYCEVIVSLVLKRDATLPRPHAEMNTKGDSHMMAIAWPYKKVKVSKASKSSLVLEAVLEEMLGRMVEAVCKLEEKCSCNLLCLLYFGVPGDECFAQA, encoded by the exons ATGATGATGAGGCACAATGTGATCCAGAATGTGATGACGACGATGATCTGTTCTTGCTTGTCAATAGGCGTCCTGCAGCCCCATCGGTCCAATCAGTGCAGCCCTATCAATGCAAACCCATCAGCCCCAGCAAGGAATGATGTCACTCGCTCACCACATGATGAACTT GTTGGAAAGGAAGTGATATTATATGCCGTGTTGAGATCTGAGCTACCTGTGGCTAAGGGAACAATTATTTCAACTAATCCAACCACCTTGGTAGGAGGTCAGCCTCTTGGAAAGCAATATTGTGAAGTTATTGTTAGTTTAGTGCTGAAAAGGGATGCGACTCTGCCTCGTCCTCATGCTGAGATGAACACAAAGGGTGATTCTCATATGATGGCAATTGCATGGCCATATAAAAAA GTGAAGGTTAGCAAGGCATCAAAATCCTCCCTGGTACTGGAG GCAGTTCTGGAAGAAATGCTAGGAAGGATGGTTGAAGCTGTTTGCAAGCTGGAAGAGAAGTGTTCATGCAACCTTTTGTGTTTGCTTTATTTTGGAGTTCCAGGAGATGAATgttttgcacaagcttaa
- the LOC112889695 gene encoding E3 ubiquitin-protein ligase RHA2A-like — protein MNIAVHVARISGGVARRVNAAPPHRIFFPIEPHPFRPSASPSSSRATQLARLQDAVQLTNTSRRKQPQRARLENTGRQSKGKSAHASTTPTNKPTSLAMGLSSGLHDVSGAAPLPLLLLASVASSLASLFSVVSSPGAGANPNTTTPSSVRISGLDALVVLADCLAASYVSTADGATAAAAGDCTVCLSAIAEGERVRTLACRHAFHAACLDGWFDQSSLSCPLCRAGPAARDDDARRRSASEDAVSWFARF, from the coding sequence ATGAATATTGCGGTCCACGTGGCACGAATCAGCGGCGGTGTCGCACGGCGGGTAAACGCGGCACCGCCGCACAGAATTTTCTTCCCTATAGAACCCCACCCCTTCCGTCCGTCAGCCTCTCCATCGTCATCCAGGGCAACTCAACTAGCACGGTTGCAAGATGCCGTCCAGCTAACCAATACTTCCCGACGCAAGCAGCCCCAACGAGCTAGACTAGAAAATACCGGCAGGCAGAGCAAGGGAAAAAGCGCACACGCTTCTACCACACCAACAAATAAACCAACCTCACTCGCCATGGGCCTCTCCAGCGGCCTCCACGACGTCTCCGGCGCCGCGCCACTGCCGCTCCTCCTCCTGGCGTCCGTCGCCTCTTCGCTCGCGTCTCTCTTCTCCGTCGTCAGCTCCCCTGGCGCCGGCGCCAACCCGAACaccaccaccccctcctccGTCCGTATTTCCGGCCTCGACGCGCTCGTGGTGCTCGCGGACTGTCTCGCGGCATCCTACGTCTCTACCGCGGATGGGGCCACCGCGGCAGCTGCTGGCGACTGCACGGTGTGCCTGTCGGCTATCGCggagggcgagcgcgtgcgcacGCTCGCCTGCCGGCACGCCTTCCACGCGGCCTGCCTGGACGGCTGGTTCGACCAGAGCAGCCTCTCCTGCCCGCTCTGCCGCGCCGGGCCAGCCGCGCGAGATGACGATGCTCGGCGGCGCAGCGCCAGCGAGGACGCCGTCTCGTGGTTCGCCCGTTTCTGA
- the LOC112889542 gene encoding uncharacterized protein LOC112889542 isoform X2: MMMRHNVIQNVMTTMICSCLSIGVLQPHRSNQCSPINANPSAPARNDVTRSPHDELVGKEVILYAVLRSELPVAKGTIISTNPTTLVGGQPLGKQYCEVIVSLVLKRDATLPRPHAEMNTKGDSHMMAIAWPYKKAVLEEMLGRMVEAVCKLEEKCSCNLLCLLYFGVPGDECFAQA, translated from the exons ATGATGATGAGGCACAATGTGATCCAGAATGTGATGACGACGATGATCTGTTCTTGCTTGTCAATAGGCGTCCTGCAGCCCCATCGGTCCAATCAGTGCAGCCCTATCAATGCAAACCCATCAGCCCCAGCAAGGAATGATGTCACTCGCTCACCACATGATGAACTT GTTGGAAAGGAAGTGATATTATATGCCGTGTTGAGATCTGAGCTACCTGTGGCTAAGGGAACAATTATTTCAACTAATCCAACCACCTTGGTAGGAGGTCAGCCTCTTGGAAAGCAATATTGTGAAGTTATTGTTAGTTTAGTGCTGAAAAGGGATGCGACTCTGCCTCGTCCTCATGCTGAGATGAACACAAAGGGTGATTCTCATATGATGGCAATTGCATGGCCATATAAAAAA GCAGTTCTGGAAGAAATGCTAGGAAGGATGGTTGAAGCTGTTTGCAAGCTGGAAGAGAAGTGTTCATGCAACCTTTTGTGTTTGCTTTATTTTGGAGTTCCAGGAGATGAATgttttgcacaagcttaa
- the LOC112890405 gene encoding protein FAR1-RELATED SEQUENCE 5-like, producing MRPAQVYEFMKEFYGGADNVPFTKTDCNNEIGRERKKYLESNDAQTLCNYLRNKQIEDPTFFYAIDIDEATGRIANFFWADGQSIMDYACFGDAVSFDTTFQTNKFELPFAPILGTNHHKQTIIFGAALIFDESIPSFIWLFETSLEAMSGKHPSTIFTDQDAAMEGAIAYVLPNTSHRLCIWHIYLNAAKHLGHVIQKHPKKFQPAFKSYVYEDRSEFYFNKKWYDLLEDYNLEDNEWMANLYSLRRKWALVYHDSFTADMTSTQRSEGMNNVFKKRFHRKLGLSELLVECEKVSASLRENEVNADFHSRRKIPNSYSPSLPMLKTAAESYTRRMFLEFELEFKDQFLLTGQLLQIEGSILTYMVTHMQSSHGATVVFNTVDMTIKCSCRKFESIGEDDNSATENRHEATHIYGHPSTVAIPSIQSCYANAAMPHFNMYVNSSGMDAHGVQGGYTSLLLGVHQDAASAVRKLHFDGVPNNENI from the exons ATGAGACCTGCTCAGGTGTATGAGTtcatgaaggagttttatggagGAGCCGATAATGTGCCATTTACTAAGACAGATTGCAATAATGAGATTGGCCGTGAGCGCAAGAAGTATTTAGAATCTAATGATGCACAGACACTATGCAACTATTTGAGAAATAAGCAAATAGAGGATCCTACATTTTTTTATGCAATTGATATTGACGAGGCAACTGGTCGAATAGCTAATTTCTTTTGGGCAGATGGTCAGTctataatggattatgcatgctttGGTGATGCTGTGTCATTTGACACCACATTTCAAACTAATAAGTTTGAATTGCCTTTTGCTCCAATCCTTGGCACCAACCATCACAAGCAAACTATAATTTTTGGAGCTGCATTGATATTTGATGAATCAATTCCATCATTTATTTGGCTGTTTGAAACCTCTTTAGAAGCAATGTCAGGGAAGCATCCTAGTACAATTTTCACCGACCAAGACGCAGCCATGGAAGGTGCAATTGCTTATGTATTACCAAACACAAGTCATCGTCTTTGTATATGGCATATTTATCTAAACGCTGCTAAACATCTTGGGCATGTAATTCAGAAGCATCCTAAGAAGTTTCAACCTGCTTTTAAGAGCTATGTTTATGAAGATAGATCTGAATTTTACTTCAATAAGAAGTGGTATGACTTGTTAGAGGACTACAATCTTGAGGATAATGAGTGGATGGCAAACCTTTATTCTTTGAGAAGAAAATGGGCACTTGTCTACCATGACTCATTTACAGCTGATATGACCTCTACTCAAAGGAGTGAAGGAATGAATAATGTTTTCAAGAAAAGATTTCATAGAAAACTGGGTCTTTCGGAGCTACTTGTAGAATGTGAGAAGGTATCTGCTAGTCTTCGTGAAAATGAGGTGAATGCAGATTTTCATTCACGTAGAAAGATCCCAAATAGTTACAGCCCCAGTTTGCCTATGTTGAAAACTGCAGCTGAATCATACACAAGGAGAATGTTCTTGGAGTTTGAATTAGAATTTAAGGATCAATTTCTATTAACCGGGCAATTGTTACAAATAGAGGGGTCAATTTTGACATACATGGTTACACATATGCAATCATCTCATGGAGCAACAGTTGTATTCAACACTGTAGATATGACCATCAAATGTTCTTGCAGAAAGTTTGAGTCTATAG GAGAAGATGATAATAGTGCAACTGAAAACAGACATGAAGCCACTCATATTTATGGCCATCCTTCAACGGTGGCAATTCCATCAATCCAAAGCTGTTATGCTAATGCTGCAATGCCACACTTCAATATGTATGTGAATTCTTCTGGAATGGATGCCCATGGTGTGCAAGGAGGATACACAAGTCTTTTACTTGGAGTTCATCAAGATGCCGCATCAGCTGTTAGGAAATTACATTTTGATGGTGTGCCAAACAATGAAAACATATGA